One segment of Variovorax sp. PAMC28562 DNA contains the following:
- a CDS encoding GAF domain-containing protein — protein MTDKTTARSANEVARIAELKRMAILDTDEEKAYDDITRMAASMCGTPIALISLTDRHRQWFKSRVGVQMTEAPRESSFCAHALETPTEPFVVQDASKDHRFKANPLVTGDPNIRFYAGAPLVTSSGQALGAVCVLDSEPRDITPEQMEQLQFLAQQVITLMESRLSGPTAG, from the coding sequence ATGACCGACAAAACGACCGCCCGCTCCGCCAACGAAGTCGCGCGCATTGCCGAGCTCAAACGGATGGCCATCCTGGACACCGACGAAGAGAAGGCTTACGACGACATCACGCGCATGGCAGCCAGCATGTGCGGTACGCCGATTGCCCTGATTTCGCTGACTGACAGACACCGTCAATGGTTCAAGTCCCGCGTGGGGGTGCAGATGACCGAGGCGCCCCGCGAATCCTCGTTCTGCGCGCATGCCCTCGAGACGCCGACCGAGCCGTTCGTGGTGCAGGACGCTTCAAAAGACCATCGCTTCAAAGCCAACCCGCTTGTCACCGGCGACCCGAATATTCGCTTTTACGCCGGCGCACCGCTGGTAACTTCGAGCGGCCAGGCATTGGGCGCCGTGTGCGTTCTGGACAGTGAGCCGCGCGACATCACGCCAGAGCAAATGGAACAGCTGCAATTTCTCGCCCAACAGGTGATTACGCTGATGGAAAGCCGCTTGTCCGGGCCGACGGCTGGCTGA
- a CDS encoding YihY/virulence factor BrkB family protein yields MIKPKHLFDLCRKAVTAWVDDFAPSMGAAISYYTMFSLAPLLVIVIAIAGALFGQEAVQGQIAAQLSGLIGQDGATAVQGLIKSASSPSRGLIAGSISIVVLIIGATTVFAELQSALDRIWHVPEKEKPTGVWGILRARVLSFGLILGLAFLLMVSLVVSAGVAAFGSWTSGLLPGWELLLQGVNVLVSIGITTVLFAMIFKFMPTVPIRWHDVWIGAIVTAVLFEIGKIAIGIYLGKSGVNESFAAAGSLVVLLAWVYYAAQIFLLGAEFTKVYADEHGSVAGAKAVMATKVAAATSDAGTDLHAAPGAKAKSNMDMDTAAEPADLARAAKANREVDQRINLAVATLARKVVLLAVATAVSAAVGRWQKRQLKSDRKLRSKGQREHARGRGARA; encoded by the coding sequence ATGATTAAACCAAAGCACCTGTTCGACCTTTGCCGCAAGGCTGTCACGGCCTGGGTGGACGACTTCGCGCCAAGCATGGGCGCGGCCATTTCGTACTACACGATGTTTTCGCTGGCGCCGTTGCTGGTCATCGTCATCGCCATTGCAGGCGCGTTGTTCGGGCAGGAGGCGGTGCAGGGGCAAATCGCGGCGCAGTTGTCGGGGCTTATCGGGCAGGACGGCGCGACTGCTGTCCAGGGGCTCATCAAGAGCGCGAGTTCGCCTTCGCGCGGGCTCATCGCCGGCAGCATCAGCATCGTGGTGCTGATCATCGGCGCCACCACGGTCTTCGCCGAACTGCAGAGCGCGCTCGATCGCATCTGGCATGTGCCCGAGAAAGAAAAACCGACCGGCGTCTGGGGCATCCTGCGCGCGCGGGTGCTGTCGTTCGGGCTCATCCTGGGGCTGGCGTTTTTGCTCATGGTGTCGTTGGTCGTGAGCGCCGGCGTCGCGGCTTTCGGCAGCTGGACTTCCGGCCTGCTGCCGGGCTGGGAGCTGCTGCTGCAGGGCGTGAATGTGCTGGTGTCGATCGGCATCACGACGGTCCTGTTCGCGATGATCTTCAAGTTCATGCCGACCGTGCCGATCCGCTGGCACGACGTGTGGATTGGCGCCATCGTTACCGCGGTGCTCTTCGAGATCGGCAAGATCGCCATCGGCATCTATTTGGGCAAGAGCGGTGTCAACGAGTCTTTCGCGGCGGCGGGGTCGCTGGTCGTGCTTCTGGCGTGGGTCTACTACGCAGCGCAGATCTTTTTGCTGGGCGCGGAGTTCACCAAGGTGTACGCCGACGAGCATGGCTCGGTCGCCGGTGCCAAAGCGGTGATGGCGACCAAGGTCGCGGCGGCCACGTCGGATGCAGGGACGGACCTTCACGCCGCACCGGGTGCGAAGGCAAAGTCGAATATGGACATGGACACCGCTGCAGAGCCCGCCGACCTGGCCCGCGCTGCCAAGGCAAACCGGGAGGTCGACCAGCGCATCAACCTCGCCGTCGCCACGCTGGCACGCAAAGTCGTGCTGCTGGCGGTGGCCACGGCGGTCAGCGCCGCGGTCGGGCGTTGGCAAAAGCGGCAGCTCAAAAGCGATCGCAAGTTGCGAAGCAAGGGCCAGCGCGAGCACGCGCGCGGGCGGGGCGCCCGAGCGTAA
- a CDS encoding pirin family protein: MSAMPAALAHPIVSVQPLGFPWQTIDPFLFCVYHDDAYPQANAAMGPDAPLEGRELGHDFSRKDGWSMYHGNPVPGFPGHPHRGFETVTIVRKGLIDHSDSLGATARFGGGDVQWLTAGKGIVHSEMFPLLDSTAANPLELFQIWLNLPARNKMVAPHFTMFWSEDIPRFTVTDADGRSTEVASIAGRIGPVEGAPGEGGPLAPPPDSWASQPDADLAIWTLKMQPGARWTLPAARGDGTRRMLYFFKGASVSVAGQAVDNHAAIELRGDASVELVNAGDDVAEFLVMQGRPIGEAVVQYGPFVMNTQAEIAQTMQDYRRTQFGGWPWKDDAPVHGRDPARFAKHPGGRQERPAPRVQ; this comes from the coding sequence ATGTCTGCGATGCCCGCCGCTCTCGCCCATCCCATCGTCTCGGTCCAGCCGCTCGGCTTCCCGTGGCAGACGATCGACCCGTTTTTGTTCTGCGTCTATCACGACGATGCGTACCCGCAGGCCAACGCCGCCATGGGCCCCGACGCGCCGCTCGAAGGCCGCGAGCTGGGCCACGACTTCAGCCGCAAGGACGGCTGGAGCATGTACCACGGCAACCCGGTGCCGGGTTTTCCGGGGCACCCGCACCGCGGCTTCGAGACGGTGACCATCGTGCGCAAGGGCCTGATCGACCACTCCGATTCGCTGGGCGCCACCGCGCGCTTCGGCGGCGGCGACGTGCAGTGGCTCACGGCCGGCAAGGGCATCGTGCATTCGGAGATGTTCCCGCTGCTCGACTCCACTGCGGCCAATCCGTTGGAGCTGTTCCAGATCTGGCTCAACCTGCCGGCGCGCAACAAGATGGTGGCGCCGCACTTCACCATGTTCTGGTCGGAAGACATTCCGCGCTTTACCGTGACCGATGCCGATGGCCGCAGCACAGAGGTGGCGAGCATCGCGGGCCGCATCGGCCCGGTCGAAGGCGCGCCTGGTGAAGGCGGGCCGCTGGCGCCGCCGCCGGATTCATGGGCCTCGCAACCCGACGCCGATCTGGCGATCTGGACGTTGAAGATGCAGCCCGGCGCCCGCTGGACGCTGCCAGCCGCGCGCGGCGATGGAACGCGCCGCATGCTGTATTTCTTCAAGGGTGCGTCGGTGTCGGTGGCCGGCCAGGCCGTGGACAACCACGCGGCGATCGAGCTGCGCGGCGATGCGTCGGTCGAGCTGGTCAACGCTGGTGATGACGTGGCCGAATTCCTCGTGATGCAGGGTCGCCCGATCGGCGAGGCGGTCGTTCAGTACGGCCCGTTCGTCATGAACACGCAGGCCGAGATTGCGCAGACGATGCAGGATTACCGCCGCACCCAGTTCGGCGGCTGGCCGTGGAAGGACGACGCGCCGGTGCACGGCCGCGACCCGGCGCGCTTTGCGAAGCACCCGGGCGGGCGCCAGGAACGGCCGGCGCCTCGTGTCCAATAG
- a CDS encoding YnfA family protein → MRTLLLFVATALAEIVGCYLPWLWLKQDKSAWLLVPAALSLALFAWLLTLHGAAAGRVYAAYGGVYIGVAIVWLWAVDGIRPTPWDWAGSAVALAGMAIISFQPPQVSP, encoded by the coding sequence ATGCGCACCCTCTTGCTCTTCGTCGCCACCGCTCTGGCAGAAATCGTCGGCTGCTACCTGCCTTGGCTCTGGTTGAAGCAAGATAAATCGGCCTGGCTGCTTGTGCCTGCCGCCTTGTCGCTGGCGCTCTTCGCATGGTTGCTTACGTTGCATGGCGCGGCAGCCGGGCGCGTGTATGCGGCGTATGGTGGTGTGTACATCGGGGTCGCCATCGTGTGGCTCTGGGCAGTCGACGGCATCCGGCCGACGCCGTGGGACTGGGCTGGCAGCGCGGTCGCGTTGGCAGGCATGGCGATCATCAGTTTTCAGCCGCCACAGGTCTCGCCATGA
- a CDS encoding DMT family transporter — protein sequence MSHDPHDGQHDGQHDHLNVQPAHDVHAAHPAFKGGLLALLAAVLFGISTPLVQRAGAHAGAFTTAALLYGGAALMGAWLRRPPTQEAALRRTDLKRLAWMAIFGAAIGPVALAWGLQHTSGTSASLMLALEALFTAVLARALYRESMDHRVASAMGLLLLGGIVLVLDRGLSGGTQLLGLLAVLAATAAWGIDNTLSRALAERDPGQVVLGKSLLGVGATALLAVVAGESLPGWAAAVALLVIGACGYGLSLRLYLLAQRAFGAARTGSVFAFAPFIGALLAMALGDRSLSWGMAIGGALMLAGVALHLAESHAHTHDHAVLDHEHAHTHDDGHHDHSHDSAEDPVPPGAHSHPHWHTPLRHAHSHVPDAHHAHPH from the coding sequence ATGAGCCACGATCCACACGACGGTCAACACGACGGTCAACACGATCATTTGAACGTGCAGCCTGCACATGACGTCCACGCTGCACATCCCGCATTCAAAGGCGGCTTGCTGGCCTTGCTTGCCGCCGTGTTGTTCGGCATCAGCACGCCGCTGGTCCAGCGGGCCGGCGCGCATGCCGGAGCCTTCACGACAGCGGCGCTTTTGTATGGCGGTGCGGCGCTCATGGGCGCTTGGTTGCGACGGCCGCCCACGCAAGAAGCTGCGCTGCGTCGTACTGACTTGAAGCGACTCGCATGGATGGCGATCTTCGGTGCCGCCATCGGCCCCGTCGCGCTCGCATGGGGCCTGCAGCACACGAGTGGCACCAGCGCATCATTGATGCTCGCGCTCGAAGCGTTGTTCACGGCAGTGCTGGCGCGAGCGCTCTACCGCGAGTCGATGGACCACCGTGTCGCCAGCGCGATGGGCTTGCTGCTACTCGGGGGCATCGTGCTCGTGCTCGACCGTGGTTTGAGCGGCGGCACGCAATTGCTCGGTCTGCTCGCGGTGCTGGCTGCGACGGCTGCTTGGGGCATCGACAACACGCTGTCGCGCGCGCTCGCCGAGCGTGACCCGGGCCAGGTCGTACTCGGCAAATCGCTGCTCGGTGTCGGGGCCACGGCGCTGCTCGCGGTGGTGGCCGGCGAGTCGCTGCCGGGCTGGGCGGCTGCGGTCGCTTTGCTTGTCATCGGCGCGTGCGGCTATGGTCTGAGTTTGCGACTCTATCTGCTGGCGCAGCGGGCTTTCGGGGCGGCACGCACGGGCTCGGTGTTCGCGTTCGCGCCCTTCATCGGCGCGCTGCTCGCGATGGCGCTGGGTGATCGGTCTTTGAGTTGGGGTATGGCGATCGGAGGCGCGTTGATGCTCGCTGGCGTGGCGTTGCACTTGGCCGAATCGCATGCGCACACACATGACCATGCGGTGCTCGACCATGAGCATGCGCACACGCACGACGATGGGCATCACGATCACTCGCACGATAGCGCTGAAGACCCGGTGCCGCCCGGCGCCCACAGCCATCCGCATTGGCACACGCCGTTGCGCCATGCGCACTCGCATGTGCCCGACGCGCACCATGCGCATCCGCACTAG
- a CDS encoding trypsin-like peptidase domain-containing protein yields MAEPILLTTARVSTYDGDKLMTGASGFFFERDDKLFFVTSRHVVIDTPTKHFPNRIDIELHTDAVNLTLSTQLTLWLYKDGKSVWRQGSDPGGEIDVAAIEIDRALLPPSVAIQCFTTQHLQSTLDEVEVGSALLVVGYPLGFHDVVYHLPVVRHAVIASSFGIRFQGQGFFLTDARTHRGTSGAPVVMRAPGGDPKLPWKLLGVHSARMDMGTRDLVLDESLGLNCAWYADILLTLTADVPAGLQTASPPIDGAAGSTKLGK; encoded by the coding sequence ATGGCCGAACCCATCCTGCTCACTACCGCCCGCGTCTCCACCTATGACGGAGACAAGTTGATGACCGGGGCCAGCGGCTTCTTCTTCGAGCGCGACGACAAGCTCTTTTTCGTGACCAGCCGGCATGTCGTCATCGACACGCCGACCAAGCACTTTCCCAACCGCATCGACATCGAGCTGCACACCGACGCGGTCAACCTCACGCTGTCGACCCAGCTCACGCTCTGGCTCTACAAAGACGGCAAGAGCGTGTGGCGCCAGGGCAGCGACCCGGGCGGTGAGATCGACGTGGCGGCGATCGAGATCGACCGCGCGCTGCTGCCGCCCTCGGTCGCGATCCAGTGCTTCACGACCCAACACCTGCAAAGCACGCTCGACGAGGTCGAGGTCGGCAGCGCACTGCTGGTCGTTGGCTACCCGCTGGGCTTTCACGACGTCGTCTATCACCTCCCGGTGGTACGACACGCTGTCATCGCATCGTCGTTCGGCATCCGTTTCCAGGGCCAGGGCTTCTTCTTGACCGATGCGCGCACGCACCGCGGCACCAGCGGTGCGCCGGTCGTCATGCGCGCGCCGGGCGGTGATCCCAAGCTGCCCTGGAAGTTGCTGGGCGTGCACTCGGCGCGCATGGACATGGGCACGCGCGATCTGGTACTCGACGAATCGCTGGGGCTCAACTGCGCCTGGTACGCCGACATCCTGCTGACCTTGACGGCCGATGTGCCTGCCGGACTTCAGACGGCGTCGCCTCCTATTGACGGAGCCGCGGGCAGCACTAAATTGGGGAAATGA
- a CDS encoding FAD binding domain-containing protein translates to MIPSGFDYHAPRTVADAIALLGQYGGDAKLLAGGHSLLPMMKLRFAQPAHLIDLNRIESMRGIREEGGTIVIGAMTVERDLIYSTLLQQKVPLLPMAAQHIADPQVRNRGTIGGDIAHGDPGNDHPALSIALDAVFVLEGPNGTRQVKADGFFQGTYMTDMAEDEVMVAIRVPAFAPGTGYAYEKLKRKTGDWATAAAAVVLRMDGGNVSHIRIALTNLAPTALRATDAEAALLGKPLTDAAIADAGARAMAICDPAEDLRGNVEYKTAMAGQMVQRALRLALARCK, encoded by the coding sequence ATGATCCCTTCCGGATTCGACTATCACGCGCCGCGCACCGTAGCCGACGCCATTGCGCTGCTAGGGCAGTACGGCGGCGACGCCAAACTGCTGGCCGGCGGCCACAGCCTGCTGCCGATGATGAAGCTGCGCTTCGCACAACCGGCGCACCTCATCGACCTCAACCGGATCGAGTCGATGCGCGGCATTCGTGAAGAGGGCGGCACGATCGTGATCGGTGCGATGACAGTCGAGCGCGACCTCATCTACTCGACCTTGCTGCAGCAAAAAGTGCCGCTGCTGCCGATGGCTGCACAGCACATCGCCGACCCGCAGGTGCGCAACCGCGGCACCATCGGCGGCGACATCGCGCACGGCGATCCGGGCAACGACCACCCTGCCCTGTCGATCGCACTCGATGCGGTGTTCGTGCTCGAAGGGCCGAACGGCACCCGACAAGTGAAGGCCGATGGCTTCTTCCAGGGCACCTACATGACCGACATGGCCGAAGACGAAGTGATGGTCGCGATCCGCGTGCCCGCCTTTGCGCCCGGCACCGGCTACGCCTACGAAAAGCTCAAACGCAAGACCGGCGACTGGGCCACCGCCGCCGCCGCGGTCGTGCTGCGCATGGACGGCGGCAACGTGAGCCACATTCGCATCGCGCTGACCAATCTGGCGCCGACCGCCTTGCGTGCGACAGATGCCGAAGCAGCGCTGCTCGGCAAGCCGCTGACCGACGCGGCCATTGCCGATGCAGGTGCCCGTGCCATGGCCATCTGCGATCCCGCGGAGGACCTTCGCGGCAACGTCGAATACAAGACCGCGATGGCCGGGCAGATGGTCCAGCGCGCCCTGCGCCTGGCGCTGGCCCGCTGCAAATAG
- a CDS encoding putative quinol monooxygenase, with protein MINVIAIIVTKPGLRAQVLELAAANRPAVLAEAGCIEYAAAIDAAGLPTSKATFGPDTFVVIEKWESLAALQAHAVAPHMVAYGAKTKDMLASRMIHVLDPV; from the coding sequence ATGATCAACGTCATCGCCATCATCGTCACCAAGCCCGGCCTGCGCGCCCAGGTGCTCGAACTTGCCGCCGCCAACCGACCTGCCGTGCTGGCCGAGGCCGGCTGCATCGAGTACGCCGCGGCCATCGACGCAGCCGGCTTGCCGACTTCGAAGGCCACCTTCGGACCCGACACCTTCGTGGTGATCGAGAAGTGGGAGAGCCTGGCCGCATTGCAGGCGCACGCCGTCGCGCCGCACATGGTCGCCTATGGTGCGAAGACCAAGGACATGCTGGCCAGCCGGATGATCCACGTACTCGATCCGGTTTGA
- a CDS encoding PAS domain-containing transcriptional regulator translates to MQSRSPLYLLERFDPGVVHLDRELRVVAMNSLARRLLPVEDKQPFEKMVLSFHPERSVAKVKFLLDQAECPVSNPPPMTMIINIPERVLLIKVTKLGDLRGDTAGYTLIFYDITELVSGEAPPVSTEPTLKPPAKRQLNKIPTVSQNRIVLVDVETVTYIRSEGHYTWVSTALGSSFCNLNIGDLADRLDGASFFRIHRSYLANLDFAEQILRDDGKVSLKLRGETTALPVARTSVAKLLEQLGIGEADALKADLRN, encoded by the coding sequence ATGCAAAGCCGCAGCCCCTTGTACCTGCTCGAACGGTTCGATCCGGGCGTGGTACACCTCGATCGCGAGCTGCGCGTGGTGGCGATGAACAGCCTGGCGCGGCGCCTGCTGCCGGTCGAGGACAAGCAGCCGTTCGAAAAAATGGTGCTGTCGTTTCATCCCGAGCGCTCGGTCGCCAAGGTCAAGTTTCTGCTCGACCAGGCCGAGTGTCCGGTGAGCAATCCGCCGCCGATGACGATGATCATCAACATCCCCGAGCGGGTGCTGCTCATCAAGGTCACCAAGCTCGGCGACCTGCGCGGCGACACGGCGGGGTACACGCTGATCTTCTACGACATCACCGAACTGGTCAGTGGCGAGGCGCCGCCGGTCTCGACCGAACCGACGCTCAAGCCGCCGGCCAAGCGGCAGCTGAACAAGATCCCGACCGTCTCGCAAAACCGCATCGTGCTGGTCGATGTCGAGACGGTGACGTACATCCGCTCCGAAGGCCACTACACGTGGGTGAGCACCGCGCTGGGCTCCAGCTTCTGCAACCTGAACATCGGCGATCTGGCCGATCGGCTGGATGGCGCTTCGTTCTTTCGCATCCATCGCAGCTACCTCGCGAACCTCGATTTCGCCGAGCAGATCCTGCGTGACGATGGCAAGGTCAGCCTCAAGCTGCGCGGTGAAACGACTGCATTGCCGGTGGCGCGCACCAGCGTTGCCAAGCTGCTCGAACAGCTCGGTATCGGCGAAGCCGACGCACTCAAAGCCGACCTCCGCAACTGA
- a CDS encoding (2Fe-2S)-binding protein, translated as MGKQIINVSVNGKRLEKAVEPRTLLIHFLREECHLTGAHIGCETSHCGACTVDLDGESVKSCTHLAVQCDGSEVLTVEGLAKGPLLHAVQEGFYKEHGLQCGFCTPGMLMRSYRFLQENPNPSEDEVRAGIGGNLCRCTGYQNIVKAVLYAAAKLQQTERAAA; from the coding sequence ATGGGCAAGCAAATCATCAACGTCAGCGTGAACGGCAAACGGCTTGAAAAAGCGGTCGAGCCGCGCACGCTGCTCATTCACTTCCTGCGCGAAGAGTGCCATCTGACAGGCGCCCATATCGGCTGCGAAACCAGCCACTGCGGCGCTTGCACGGTCGACCTGGATGGCGAGTCGGTCAAGAGTTGCACGCACCTGGCCGTCCAGTGCGACGGCTCCGAGGTACTGACCGTCGAGGGGCTCGCCAAAGGTCCGCTGCTGCACGCCGTGCAGGAGGGCTTCTACAAGGAGCATGGCCTGCAATGCGGCTTCTGCACGCCCGGCATGCTGATGCGTTCCTACCGCTTCCTGCAGGAGAACCCGAACCCGAGCGAAGACGAAGTACGTGCCGGCATCGGCGGCAACCTGTGCCGCTGCACCGGCTACCAGAACATCGTGAAGGCCGTGTTGTACGCGGCGGCCAAGCTGCAACAAACCGAAAGGGCGGCCGCATGA
- a CDS encoding Nramp family divalent metal transporter: MFSLPRTATAPFCPSEVKGSVAVDPGLPFFKKLLRYAGPGLLVSVGYMDPGNWATDIEAGSKFGYGLLFVVLLASLTAMLLQTLCVRLGVVAQIDLARACRERYSPAVNRFLWLGAELAIVACDLAEVLGSALALHLLFGVSIPVGIAITAFDTLLVLGLQGAGFRRVEAIVLGLVVTIAGCFAVELAMSQPNWFGVAMGFVPSFERLQQPGALYLAIGIVGATVMPHNLYLHSSIVQTRLSARDEAGRREAVRFCTIDAVVSLSLALLVNAAIMVLAASAFNSNGHRDVSDIGDAYRLLEPVVGSALAATLFGVALLASGQSSTFTGTIAGQIIMEGFLDLKIPCWQRRLITRGLALVPAFIGVWWFGESGVGKMLVLSQVVLSFQLPFAIWPLIRLTSDHALMGKFANGPVLKTTAWALFGTISVANAWLVVSVFT, translated from the coding sequence ATGTTTTCGCTTCCCCGTACCGCCACCGCGCCGTTTTGCCCTTCTGAAGTCAAAGGCAGCGTCGCCGTCGATCCGGGTCTGCCGTTCTTCAAGAAACTGCTGCGCTACGCCGGTCCGGGCCTGCTGGTGTCGGTTGGCTACATGGACCCGGGCAACTGGGCGACCGACATCGAGGCCGGCTCCAAGTTCGGCTACGGGCTGCTATTCGTCGTACTGCTCGCAAGCCTCACGGCCATGTTGCTGCAGACGCTGTGCGTTCGGCTGGGCGTGGTCGCGCAGATAGACCTGGCGCGTGCCTGTCGCGAGCGCTACTCACCGGCCGTCAACCGCTTCCTGTGGCTCGGCGCCGAGCTCGCCATCGTCGCTTGCGACCTGGCCGAAGTGCTCGGCAGTGCGCTGGCATTGCACCTGTTGTTCGGCGTGTCGATCCCGGTCGGCATCGCCATCACGGCCTTCGATACGTTGTTGGTGCTCGGTTTGCAGGGGGCAGGATTCCGTCGTGTCGAAGCGATCGTGCTCGGGCTGGTCGTGACCATCGCGGGTTGCTTTGCGGTCGAGCTGGCGATGTCGCAACCCAACTGGTTCGGGGTGGCGATGGGTTTCGTGCCGAGCTTCGAACGCTTGCAGCAACCGGGTGCGTTGTACCTGGCGATCGGCATCGTCGGCGCCACGGTGATGCCGCACAACCTGTACCTTCATTCGTCGATCGTGCAGACACGGCTGTCGGCACGCGACGAGGCCGGTCGTCGCGAGGCGGTGCGCTTCTGCACCATCGATGCGGTAGTGTCGTTGTCGCTCGCGCTGTTGGTCAACGCGGCCATCATGGTGCTGGCGGCCAGTGCCTTCAACAGCAATGGCCATCGCGACGTGAGCGACATCGGCGACGCCTACCGGCTGCTCGAACCGGTCGTCGGCAGCGCACTGGCCGCGACGCTGTTCGGCGTGGCGTTGCTGGCATCGGGGCAAAGCTCGACCTTCACCGGCACCATCGCTGGCCAGATCATCATGGAAGGCTTCCTCGACCTGAAGATCCCGTGCTGGCAGCGCCGCCTTATTACGCGCGGGCTGGCGCTGGTGCCGGCCTTCATCGGCGTCTGGTGGTTCGGCGAAAGCGGCGTCGGCAAGATGCTGGTGTTGAGCCAGGTGGTGCTGAGCTTTCAGCTGCCCTTCGCGATCTGGCCGCTGATCCGCCTCACCAGCGACCATGCACTGATGGGAAAATTCGCCAATGGGCCAGTGCTCAAAACGACGGCTTGGGCGCTTTTTGGGACCATCAGCGTCGCCAACGCCTGGCTGGTCGTGTCGGTTTTTACCTGA
- a CDS encoding general secretion pathway protein GspL has protein sequence MTKKNSHRAGKWRSTLVGALLGVLVVQVFLVRWLAQSQVDSAQERNVAEAAARVAEARCLETASPRTRDACRVVAAR, from the coding sequence ATGACCAAGAAAAATTCGCACCGTGCCGGGAAATGGCGCTCCACGCTGGTGGGCGCGCTGCTCGGCGTGCTCGTCGTCCAGGTCTTTCTGGTGCGCTGGCTGGCCCAGTCACAGGTCGATTCGGCGCAAGAACGCAATGTGGCCGAAGCTGCTGCCCGGGTGGCCGAGGCACGATGCCTGGAGACGGCGTCGCCCCGAACCAGGGACGCCTGTCGCGTGGTCGCTGCACGCTGA
- a CDS encoding SlyX family protein, which translates to MDATQDIDRRLEALEIKVSYTEDLLEQLNITIYRQQQRIDGLLHQLAELRQQTPEDAAGHRSARDELPPHY; encoded by the coding sequence ATGGACGCCACGCAAGACATCGACCGCCGCCTCGAGGCCCTGGAAATCAAAGTGAGCTACACCGAAGACCTGCTGGAGCAGCTGAACATAACGATCTACCGGCAGCAGCAGCGGATCGACGGCCTGCTGCATCAGCTGGCCGAATTGCGCCAGCAAACGCCCGAAGACGCGGCAGGCCATCGCAGCGCGCGCGACGAATTGCCGCCACACTACTGA
- a CDS encoding glycine zipper 2TM domain-containing protein, translated as MNSDRNLESSNPASTPTSPGGPRVLWAAIAILAVAVIAMGGVLLKQGTGDAARMATPAATTATANLASLQPAPDDGIPPPLPVAPPSATAAPGPAGSAPSASRVPMLVGAAPQAAPSVAFAAAPPAPPLCTVCGHVESVRTVQSEQPTSGVGAVAGGVVGGVVGNQIGHGGGRTAATVLGAVGGGFLGNHIERRTHTLTRYEVTVRMDDGSRRTVETRSAPPVGKDVTLKGQVLQPANRHL; from the coding sequence ATGAACTCCGATCGAAACCTTGAGTCCTCGAATCCCGCATCGACTCCGACTTCGCCTGGCGGCCCACGCGTACTGTGGGCCGCCATCGCAATATTGGCGGTCGCCGTCATTGCGATGGGCGGTGTATTGCTGAAGCAAGGCACCGGCGACGCTGCCAGGATGGCGACGCCAGCTGCCACCACCGCCACTGCCAATCTCGCGAGCCTGCAGCCCGCACCTGACGATGGCATTCCGCCGCCGCTGCCAGTTGCGCCCCCGTCGGCGACGGCGGCGCCCGGGCCCGCCGGGTCCGCGCCGTCAGCCTCGCGCGTACCGATGTTGGTGGGCGCGGCGCCGCAGGCCGCCCCTTCGGTAGCCTTCGCCGCAGCGCCCCCCGCGCCCCCGCTCTGCACCGTCTGCGGGCACGTCGAATCGGTCCGCACCGTGCAGAGCGAGCAGCCCACCAGCGGTGTCGGCGCCGTGGCGGGCGGTGTCGTCGGTGGTGTGGTCGGCAACCAGATCGGGCATGGCGGCGGGCGGACTGCGGCCACCGTGCTGGGCGCGGTCGGCGGTGGATTTCTGGGCAACCACATCGAGCGCCGCACGCACACGCTGACGCGCTACGAAGTGACCGTGCGGATGGACGACGGCTCGCGTCGCACCGTCGAGACGCGCAGCGCGCCGCCCGTTGGCAAAGACGTCACGTTGAAGGGTCAGGTGCTGCAGCCTGCCAACCGACACCTCTGA